Genomic segment of Apium graveolens cultivar Ventura chromosome 7, ASM990537v1, whole genome shotgun sequence:
CTGTTGGTCCTATTCAAACCACAAGGGGTCTCCGCCAGGGGGACCCTCTATCCCCTTATTTGTTTCTTCTATGTGTAGAAGGTTTGTCTACTAGCTTGAGTAAAGCAACAAGTGAAGGTCATATTCATGGGTCTCGAATCTGCCAAGCAGCTCCTACAGTTACTCACCTTCTTTTTGCGGATGACAGTTTTCTATTTTTTCGTGCTAATCGTACGGAATCGATCACCATCAAGAATCTCTTTAACGCCTATAAGAGGATGTCGGGACAGTTTGAGAACTTTCAAAAGTCCGGAATACACTTCAGCTTAAACGTTAAACAGCAGACAAGAACGAAGCTCTCAAATATTCTAGGAGTCACTAACAGCTTGCATGACAGTAAGTATCTGAGCTTGCCGTCATTAGTGGGGAGGTCAAAGAAAAAGGTGTTTGGTTTCATAAAGGACAGGGTATGGAAGAAAATTCAAGGTTGGAAATCGAAGAGTATCTCTCAAGCAGGGAAAACTATTCTAATCAAGAATGGTGCTCAATCTATTCCATCCTATTGCATGTCCTGTTTTTTGTTGCCTAAATCGTTGTGTCGGGAGATGGAGCGGGTTATGAACAAGTATTGGTGGAATTCAAAACCTAGACAAAACAGAGGTATCAACTGGCTAGGATGGAATGACATGAGTGTGTCCAAGCATAAGGGAGGCCTGGGTTTTCGAAGTCTCTACGGTTTCAATATAGCTTTGATTGTAAACAGTGTTTGAGACTTATCAAGGAACCTCAGTCGCTTGTTGCTCGCATATTCAAAGCTCGTTACTTTCCTAACTGTCATCTTTTGCATGCTACTCATCAAACGGGGGCAAGCTTTATTTGGGCTGGTTTAATGAATGCGAAAGATGCTCTGTATGATGGTTTTCGGTGGGTGCTTGGAAATAGGTTGTATATCAATGCAGTTAAGGATCCGTGGCTTAGAAACAAAGTCGACTTTACTGTTGATCAGTCTATTGACTATGGAGTCTCTAACATTCCCGTGTCtgaattcatcaataataacGATAGAAGCTGGGATGCTGCCAAGGTTATGGAGTTCTTCTCTGCGAGTGATGCAAGCTTAATTCTTCAAACTTGTATACCTCATGGGACTGTGCAGGACCGTGTCGCATGGCCCAGATCTCCTACCGGGGTGTATACGGTCAAGTCAGGCTATCAACAATGGTGTGATAAGAACTTGGGCACCACGGGTGTCTTTCCTAACAA
This window contains:
- the LOC141674462 gene encoding uncharacterized protein LOC141674462, with the translated sequence MNAKDALYDGFRWVLGNRLYINAVKDPWLRNKVDFTVDQSIDYGVSNIPVSEFINNNDRSWDAAKVMEFFSASDASLILQTCIPHGTVQDRVAWPRSPTGVYTVKSGYQQWCDKNLGTTGVFPNKVRYKLRAKGVHLPTVCPMCDSDVEHLLYVFFGCPFAVSCWQYVGLTLDKSMVEFAPDWLLQKLNGTGHEELILIAKVLWGI